The genomic region TCGTCATTATGCAAGAACAAAACCTCATCAGCTTGCATCATCCATCTAGGCTGCTGTAGTGACgagaaaaatgcaaacaaacatgaatcGTGCCCTTGCTGTGGCGGCATTTACgtgtgtaaaaaaaagtcaaacgaagaggagggggagagtgCAGACACGGTCGTGGCTGGGGGAAAGAGGCCACATTGGCATGCCGATTTTGCAACGAGAGCTGGAAATGTTCTGTTCCATTTTCAATcgcttatccagggctgggtcacaggggcaacaggccaagcaaagcacccctgacgtccctctcctcagtgACACTTTCCAGTTCCAACTGGGGGACACCAAGgggttcccaggccagatgagatatgtaatccctccactgtgttctgggtctgctaacgggaggcatcctgatcagatgtctgaaccacctcaactgactgTTTTCAATAtgatggagcagcagctctattTTGACCTCCCTCTAGATGTCTGAGGTcttcaccctatctctaaggctgagcccagccaccccatggagaAGTCTTATTTAGGCCATAGGTCATAGGTCAGCTTTGGGTAGAGCTTTGGGTGGTGACCGAAAGCTCAAAGTGTATTTATTGTATCTACTGGCATTTAGCATTGTCATACTGATCAgtgcgtcatttcatgctgcatttctgttggttggtaacagcagtcacactgtgagatggTCTTCCCAAATTTacgacactgtcagaattttatctcaggctgtctttgatcacaaGACCGTGACAACgtccatccttgaacctctatCACTGTGGACCACTATTGTAGAGCTATGACCAAAGATATTGCCACAATTCTTTCACTCTGGTCATTTCCTGGGcttaaggtaagattatttttctttagccgtattattgttcactggcgcacagtaaatatgctctgttctttcaaaattaaattgtgttgttaatgtgctaactggctaactagcatcaagatggtcttcatcttttcctttttttaatgacaaatatattctactgctgtctgctggtgtggagagttatatcctctcatgcaggcacaaCGTACGTGCTGGTTGACcatcagctgtagtctttgaggtgtgttcatgtgcaactttttggccaagacatgGCAACGTGAGGTAACGCAACAGCCTGCTTACattgctgctagttctttggcgtcagtttggtgtgtctgggccttaaagtATCCAGAGTTTGTATCCAGACCTGAAAATCTTCTTTACTTATTCAATGAGCAGACAGTTTCTGATTCAAGTAAAGTTTTAGACAGTTTACATTCTAGGCAAACATACGACAGCTTCAGTTAAGAAGATATTACCATTTGTTGATTCTGGCGTCTTTCTTTAAGGGTTCTGTAGGAAAACATGGTAATATTCCTGAGAGAGTATTAAAAGCTGTGGGTATTTACCAGGCACAGAAGGTTCAAACAAAAGATGAtactgagttgcattatggtaaatgtaggatccagtgttttggGAGCTTTGGTTGGTCTGATGAGTTTTTAAGTGTGTATTGTTaataatagaggagagaattgcaggctaatgttgagacgtagcatgcaagtcttccttgcttggtttgaatgggatgacatacattttctgttttcatgaccaaacataactttgtgtaggccaactatgagctttttgactggccAACAGCAAGCAGAAACTACGCTGCcttcaagccagtagtccgccttgcagctcctttaaattgacaagcacgatcgaACGTTCAATGACTCACATGATGAGCGACCAGAGcaaccaaagctgccacaaatattgaTAGTTGTGCTTCTTGAGCGGCCACaacagactttgcctctttggaagcttctggtttgaacgtacagaaagagaaagtgttactgaaaatgtaattattcattaattatgtttttaaaaattacaaaaatgatATCATGTTTAAAAAGCAATCTTAAAACTACCTGAGAACCTGAACTGTTTAAATAGAAAGTTAAAATAATGCGTTGGgtacagagaaaacaaaatcatataacagaaaatgggaaataaaaataaaagcccaaTTTAAACTGGAGGTTaattgttcttcttttttttcaaaatttttgttttacttcttATTTCTCCTCCTGGGTAAAAACATGCTCCATACTGTAGGTGTATGGCTCATGGTGGTGCTCCTGTCAAAGGTTAGCCCTGTTTAAACCAAGATAACACTGTAGAGCTGCTGCACTATAGTCCCTTTCTTTATgccacatttgcatttttacacagagccaaacaatggcagcatcattccactccagtgtgtgatatTAGACAATATGCCAGCACTACAGAATTAAAAGAGCGTGATAGGTGTAACATGAAACACAAGagcgtcggcctctagtgtgacataacaTACGCAgtactttataaacaataacaatagcatTAACATGGAAATAATCATTTACCGTCCCTTtaatatggcggctgatctcattgtcattgtttgataatttcagctgctgttcttgttctttgagtacactgctaactgctatcagcgaCAATGTATGCTGCACACATAATACATTGTTGAAATGTCATGCCTGTGCTGCACATGATCCTGTCCTGCAGGCTGTCCTATTTTTACCCATGTAATGACTACAAGGTATaccaacacaacaaaaactaaaactaaattaaaacaagaatACAGCCATACCAGCTGGCAGGCTGTACTTTGGCatagtggtgctttgagctaaatgttaaTACCAGCATGTTAACACTAACAATGTCAGTGGTAACTTGTTTAGCAAATTTATACCATCTTGGTTTAATATGCTAGCAGGCtagcatttgctaattagcaagtACAGCTGAGGATGATAGGAATGTCATTCATCTGCAAAATTTTGACCTCATGGTGCAAAAAATAATGTCAGcagatcaccaaagttattaggAGTCATCCTGAGGGGGACATGAATAGATTATCTAAaagttgctgagatatttcagtccacACCACAGCGGTGGACCAACGGACCAACACTGCCATCTCTAACCCCTCACAGCTAGCATGGTAAAAAcgtaacaacaaaaacagcagcaaaaaaaaaaagataaagctTTTGGCATACTTTGTCAAAAACATAAAGCCTGCTCAGTCAACATGAAACTATTTGTTCAACATCTCTGTGAACACTGAAGATCCCAGAGCAAACAAACGCCCCATTTCTACCAAGCAGTCTGGTACAGTTAGTTCATTTCAGtatgcattttttctgtttccaatgtgaaaagttgtggatggtaccgatGAAACCATTccttaccgtccccatgtttggtcccccctcttttggtgtacctagcacacagatctggtactaaaaggtggagctgtgaacactgcagtctgattggtcagtagaggacggttgctctgctcagggctgagctgtgtcaggttttgaagctcatgtaaccactgttcatactgtggagagttttattagtaaactgtaactataaaatgaaaggatgttttgctgcctctcacagcagctggagtctgagaaaaaataacttcattcactgggccgactgtcggcaacttttaaggtggaacgttaacttgtaatgttactcaatgcctgagttgatgacgtgaatccatcagcacaccttaattTATAATATGACCATTCCATTGGTTTTTACTGACATGCACTTTTAGGAATGAGTGGATCATCaagcgtttaaaaatatatattaattttgaccggattatgtgaactgcataaaTTCTAGTCCtcatttagagaaaaaaaaaaaggcgttGCAGAGCGTCGTTCCGGTGGGCTATTGCAATACAAAACCCCTACGTTTGCCTGGGAAGGACTCTCACTCCaacctgttctattttgttctgaaaatgttggcgtgcaaccCTGTTCTATGGAGGATAAACGatgtgcagacttccatctgtgtcatcagtgaaaatacaggaaatacagcaagtACTGGACAAAGccgtgagtgacaacaaccccacccacagttaagaggactgtttgcggtggaaacactaaacagaccgagggtctaggtatcATGTctaaagggttacttttggttccgaAGGTACTGTACCGAAAGGGTTTGGTGTAAACAGGGCTTAAACTactaactgtgcattcacactgtCAACATTTGTGACTTCGTACTGCAAAAATGATAATATGACTACATTTTGGGTTGGTCATTATTAACTGTTAACCCTTTCAAACAGTGGAACATTGGAATGGAATACTTCAccaccaaaaaacacaaatagttATCTTGGGAGTTGGTGTATTCCTTTGGCTTACATTATCTCTATTTCCATGCACTTTCATATCCCATCCCAatttggctctttttttttttgcatcagctATTTCATCTCCAAACATTTCACTGTGATGGCATAATGCTTTAGATTTTGTCTAGATTACTTGAATCCATCTGagtattttatataaatgttCCCATTTTAATGATCTTAACATTTTCAACGTTTATCAGCATGTTCTCAAATGTGTTCTATAAATATAGTCTTGTTTTGACActatctttaaatgttttgataAGCTCTTATTGTAACTGACCTCTGAATTCACAGTGAATCAGtagctgggtttccatccaaatgtatcgcaaattttaagcaaattttgtgaaaatgcgcaaaagaaaatgcaaatttatgcacgtttccattcattattgttttgcgagtattgggagtcaacaggtcgagcagaaggtggcgcttctcatgaaaaataaaatgcaaaagaacacccgtaGAAAAAGAGGGCGTcgtgagatgacgtcattgagagcgtctcatgtccacaactgatgtaaacaattacccgcacatccatgactacggcgagatggagagattccttgggaacttcttggctattgcgagagctctcatcacactcatgTCAGCGTTGTCAGCGTAGCCTACATAATgccgtgatgtctgtgttggtacaccagGCAGCGCACATGATGCAGCGGTATTCAACACATCCAGTCTATTCAGGTAAACTGTGAAATAGcctacactcacctgacactggagtaattacctctctctaagttcacacaggtgtgtgtgttaagtAGAAGTAGGATTCAGTAGCCTACGTCATTgtttattcgctaaatctgtttccattgccaaaagtcgcattttcctaatatcgatacgctgacttttccaccccctccaagcgtTAAAACTTTTTTCCGATATTTCGGCCCTTTTTCAaatttctggcgtttccattcaagtttcttttcgcaattgttgaaaatgtgaataaaaaataGGTGGCTGGAAACCCACCTAGTGTGAAGGCAGTCAGTCATACATAAGGCATTATTTAATTTTAGTGACACTTTTAAAGTGTGCGTGAAACACCTTCTGGGTTTAGGGATCACAGCTTCAGGTGAGGCTCAAAACCTTCacagacaaccaatcacatctactgagtacattaaaaaaatatgaaacaaataaaaagagtaACAGATGTGTTGAAGTCATCTTGTTTGGAGTTGTGGGTGTGGTAACATGTAACAGAGATTAGAAGTAGCAAACTTAAGCAGAGGTGCGATAGTGGATTCTGCAGTGGATGAAAGGGGGGTGTGAGGGCTGATAAgctcaaacagagagagaaacaaagctGTTGTACTGCTCAATGTTTCTCTTAAGGATGTCAGAGCAAGGACCAAGGACTCGTTCGAACCGCGGCCGGTCCAGTTTGACACACTTGAGGGGTCCACATGCAATAACAGTGGCAGCACGGGGCCGGTTCATTAGCAGGGCGATCTCACCTGAAGGACACAGGAAAAACAACCAGTCATCCAAggttcacacattcacacaggcaTATCAACCTGCTGATGGTGACCTGCTTTGTCTGACTTACCAAAGTAATCTGAAGGTCCAAGTCTGCCGACCTCCACAAATTCCTCGTCCTCTGACCGCCTCTGCAGCACCGCTGCTGTCCCCTGACAGTACAACAACCACATCTTAAACTGCGcaaccccaaaatcaaaagcaaTTTTCAGAAAATCCAGGTCCAAGATGCAGGTGGACTCATCATACATCTCATTGTTGCCAGAAAATATCTAATGTTACTAATGTTACTGTTATCATGTTAATGGAGGAATGCAGGGCTGAAGAAGCAGCCTTGACTTGTTGGAGAATAAAATTTTTCCCCCACAAAATATTACAAATCTAAAACTAATTTATAACATTTAACTTGCGACCGCTGCCTTTTGTGAGGATGAATTATAAGTTAACTCTAACCTGTGCACGGCTATAGACTGTCTAGGTGCTGCACTGCCCTTTCCGTTGAAAGGGCAGTCACgttattaataaacatttagatGATCAGTTATTGACATTTTTGAACCGATGCAGAATTGTCTACATCCGCATTGTGATGCATCTgagaactgatttttttttccccccaaccCTCGTAGATGTAGTCactacagacaaaacaacttaGTACTGTGGCCCTCAGTATCTGTGATCACATGTGAGTGATGAAGTTCTGCTTTTTTTGTATTCATCATACCAATAATACTCACCCAGGGACTAGGTGAAACCTAAGAATTTCTGTTGCTAAGCTGTAGACCTAGTTAGAGTGCAATGGGCTCAGCTGtcaatatattttgtttaacagGGTACCACACCAAAGAATGTTGCCAgctggggtgtcggtggcttagtggtagagcaggcgccccatgtacaaggctcttgccgcagcggcctgggttcaagtccagcctgtggccttttgctgcatgtcatcccctctctctctctccccctttcacacttaactgtcctgtccattaaaggcaaaaaatgcccaaaaaaatatatttacaagaATGTTGCCAGCCAAAACCAATGTCCCGTACTAACGGGTATCGGTGAACTAGCGTTTGCAAAAGGTGTTGTGTACCTCCAGGATGATGAAGAACTCATCACCAGGCTCTCCCTGCACCACAATTTTCTGGCCGTCCTCAAACTGCACAGTCTCCAAAGCATCTGCCACCGTCAGACGCTCCCACTTATCCAGAGACTCTGTTCAGGAGCAACACTTAGCTCATCAGATCAACAACAGCTTTTGTTTCAAAACAAGATGGTCTAGTCCATCAATATGAAAAACTGTTGAGCTGCCTTCTCACCTAAAATGGACACCTTGCTGAGGAATTCCTCATACATCTTGCGCTTTCTCAAAGTGCTTCcctaaaagtgaaaaaaaaaagttcatataACATCCCAATCATCATTTTGCTACAAAATTAATGGCATTACCACAGTAATTCCTTATTTCCCATAAGTTTTTGGTAATGTCCAAGGACTGTAGAGTTTACCATCAATATTCTCCTGTAGCTGTCTCTGTCGATGCCCCACAGCTTGACATTGGACTTGGCCCGGACTGTAGCTGCACGAGGGGTCCCATAGATCAGAGCCAGCTCCCCAAAACTGCCTCCCTCACCAATGCTGGTCACCCATTCATTGTTTACATATACCTGAAAGGTAACAGACAGCACAGACCTGTGCCCAGGTTTCTAAAGACATGGCAGGGACACAACTTAAACAACCATCCATTATAGCTACAATATGGTGAAATGATGCTGGGCAGAGAACTAAATCTGTCTATATGAATCTGCAATAGTGTGTCCTTCTAGGACACAATTAGAAAATGGTGGGGCACAAACAAAGTGTAAGTTCACGACTACTAAGTTAAGgctgtattaatacatattttgGACACTTGATGGCAGCAGAACAAGTTGAAACATAACTCAACAGAGCAATAGGCAACATCAGGCTTTTAGTCCTTCAGGGGTGCAAACTCATCAGAGGTGAAAAAGGGGACAAAGATGTGAACCCTCTGGGGGAGGCGGGGCATGCTTCCCcaggaaaaaaactttttttctttttttttttttcaatatcagCTATAAAATGTGGATTTCCAGTCAATTTCAGCATAAGGACATAAGCTCAAAGCACAAGAAAGTGCAGAGCCAGGTTCAACATTGTATTAAAATACACTGTACTACATTGCAGCAAGTAAACATATATGTGGTTTTTGCTCTTCACAGGTATTGCAACTGCTGTTTGTTCAGTTAAAAGCAGGGCTTAGATATGAAGTTTATAAACTGATTTTACAACCACTGcaactaaaagaaaaactgtcagaAGGTCATTTCAATTCAGCTTGCGTCATTTTTAGTCAGCTTGACATTTGCCTCAGGCAACATAGACAGCATAATTAGGCTAATTTAACGTGTTCTACTTAACTACATCACAAGTAACGTATGTCAATTTAGCTAGTTGTCTACATATTTCCATTTATATTAGGGATGTATCGactgtgaaattctgggctgatacaaatacagatgttttttttcgttgttgtttattttgttgtccttgttgtatttttttgttcttttgtgcaggcaaacaaagaaatcttcattaCAAAAAAGTAGCTGAACTGTGTTTAAGTCATTCAGTTTTCCactacactacctttgaatgagcacaaatacAACCACATACATAAATGAAACTACCCTTATAacaaccttctttcacatgaaaaacatcgtTTTCAATAACTGCTTCTGAAGCATTTATACTATATACAATATGCCATAATACCCTCTTTATTATCTATTTTATATGGTTGCGAAGACACAACACATTTcgccttcaaacagctgtactTATTCAGGTTTCCCACCCAAAACTAagttttacaagattacatttggaCACATCATCATAATGTTACAATTTACCTTACCTTCACCCAGTATTcattttttactgaatagagcttgaatgcatcataatgtaactcagtgcaacctCTGTCTGTTAGTTTCGGCCGACTACTTACAGCAGttactagggttgggaatctctctgtcatagacgattcgatacgtatctagatacacgggttacgatacgattcaaaaacgatatatttttaatacagaacgattcgatacgattcgatacagtgtaggactgatacgattcgatacgattcgatacagtgtaggaacgattcgatacgatttgatacgattctatggttaacatttgttgatgtagacattaatcatatattataaaataaagaagccaattctataaaagtgacatccttacagtattttcaatccccaagcattgttgctgtatggcactggcagaaataaaataaaaagacaaacaacaacaaaatcacacattgtctgtgtttttgtatgtatcttatatggacttgagtctggaataaagtttatcataacgctgtacaatataaacataaagtagaataaaataataacatgcaatgtaggggcagaatctgacatctgttattagttgatatcatggactgtgatgactagcagtttatcactgacagcatgtcagactatttctctgtgtttgctacactctgtcatttataaaaagataaatcacttttctatNNNNNNNNNNNNNNNNNNNNNNNNNNNNNNNNNNNNNNNNNNNNNNNNNNNNNNNNNNNNNNNNNNNNNNNNNNNNNNNNNNNNNNNNNNNNNNNNNNNNNNNNNNNNNNNNNNNNNNNNNNNNNNNttacatccattatcgttgtcagtaatgcctgctacggAGCATGCCGCCGGCTCTTGCGTTGTtttagagatgcaaactgttaaagccagtcaaccgattgctagtctcgcgatacccgatccatgactctacaatcgattcatctaaggattcatggctgaaACGTATTGATCCCTAGCTCTCCTGATGATGTGAACACTGTTTGTTGTTCACAGAGTAGCATGATCAGCAACAGTTACTGGTCAGCTCTTTTGATCAGCCTTCAAACTGTTGGGTGTTCTGTTAATAATCCTTGCTTATCCCTGACTCTGACGTTGAGATAGAGAATTTATTGCATATGGGGAGATTTCATAGCAGAGGCACAAAAGGAAACACTGGCTAGCGCTTGCTAAATCAAAACAACTCAACCTAATCAGGCTAATTAGCAGTCCCAGCATGACAAATCCTCATATAAGTCAAGAAAGGTTATCATCACGCCATTGTAAGAGATTTTTACCTCAAGGCATGTgggcagaaaaaaaactgaactcaTTTAACTACCTGTGACTCTGTTCTCAGAGACccagacccagacccagacCCCAGACCCCCGCCCGCCGCTGCcgccgccccccccccccccaatccTGTCTTTTCAAAAACTCATTGGATCTATATGAATCTGTCAAATGACCTATATGTATTCAAAACAATGGGTTTTTTTGACAAAAGGTGACAAGTTTGCACCCCACCCCTGGTTCTTAGTAGAATttattcattgttggttttagtGGTGTTACTCTTGATAGTTATCCCTTAATGTTTCCTCTACTGAACCACTAAGGCACAACTAGCCAAAGTAGTAAAGCTAAAGATAATTTTTCAAATCTGTAATAACACCAGCTGATGTTTTCCAGGgactgcacaaaaaacaagagaaacatCTTACATCCATCTCGCCCTGGTCAATAACATAGAAGTTGTCTCCCTCATCACCTGGAACAGGAGCAACAAAGAGTCCCGTGAAAGAATGAACAcaagaaaaatacaacacacacacatacatctccatgtaaaatgctgttaaaataCTGTCACCTTGTTGAATGACTGTTTCTCCGGCAATGTAGTTGACAGAAAACATGGCATCAAAAATGTCACTGGAGGGGCAGAAAAAAGAATCATTAGCTGGAAATGCATTGAAAAGGACTGTTAAACTATTCAACTGATGGGTACCAT from Epinephelus moara isolate mb chromosome 18, YSFRI_EMoa_1.0, whole genome shotgun sequence harbors:
- the LOC126405395 gene encoding cAMP-dependent protein kinase type I-alpha regulatory subunit-like isoform X1, which translates into the protein MASSSASSEEERSLRECEQYVQKHNIQQLLKNCIIQLCTAQPERPMAFLRDYFERLEKQEEVQQMASHRKSSSRSDSREDEVSPPINPVMTGRSRRGAISAEVYTEEDAASYVRKVIPKDYKTMAALAKAMEKNVLFAHLDDNERSDIFDAMFSVNYIAGETVIQQGDEGDNFYVIDQGEMDVYVNNEWVTSIGEGGSFGELALIYGTPRAATVRAKSNVKLWGIDRDSYRRILMGSTLRKRKMYEEFLSKVSILESLDKWERLTVADALETVQFEDGQKIVVQGEPGDEFFIILEGTAAVLQRRSEDEEFVEVGRLGPSDYFGEIALLMNRPRAATVIACGPLKCVKLDRPRFERVLGPCSDILKRNIEQYNSFVSLSV
- the LOC126405395 gene encoding cAMP-dependent protein kinase type I-alpha regulatory subunit-like isoform X2, with the translated sequence MASSSASSEEERSLRECEQYVQKHNIQQLLKNCIIQLCTAQPERPMAFLRDYFERLEKEEVQQMASHRKSSSRSDSREDEVSPPINPVMTGRSRRGAISAEVYTEEDAASYVRKVIPKDYKTMAALAKAMEKNVLFAHLDDNERSDIFDAMFSVNYIAGETVIQQGDEGDNFYVIDQGEMDVYVNNEWVTSIGEGGSFGELALIYGTPRAATVRAKSNVKLWGIDRDSYRRILMGSTLRKRKMYEEFLSKVSILESLDKWERLTVADALETVQFEDGQKIVVQGEPGDEFFIILEGTAAVLQRRSEDEEFVEVGRLGPSDYFGEIALLMNRPRAATVIACGPLKCVKLDRPRFERVLGPCSDILKRNIEQYNSFVSLSV